The following nucleotide sequence is from Thermodesulfovibrionales bacterium.
GTGAGACAGGAATATGAAAGGCAGAAGCAGCTCTTGACAGTCAGGAGGCGCCTCACGGCGCCTCCTGACTGGGAGTGGATGTTACTTCTCTACCGGAAAATTCTTTGCTGCCGCGTTTTGTATGGCCTGCTGCATCAGATGGGCGCCGAGATAATCCTTGATCCAGGCGGAATGACCAAACTGCATGGTCCGGGCGTCGTATCCGAGGACCCGTAAGGCAACGATAGGAAGGTTCTGGGTCTGACCGGTCACACACACAAGGATGACCTTCTTGTCCTTGGGGAGTTTCTTGAGATTCTCGGCCTTCAATATTTCACTGTAGGGGATATACACGGAGCCGGGTATGCGTCCGCCCTGCTGCCCGGGGGGATTCGGTCTCACATCGATGATCACAAAATCCGTCTTCTTCGCCTTCATCCAGGCATCGACATCGTCGGGCTTCACCTGCCAGTGGCCCTCCGCAGGCCCTTTCATGAGGACTTCATTGAATTTCTTCACCCATTCATCGGCCCCATAGGCCGGAAGGACCAGAACGATCGCAAGGATTGCTGCTATTCCATAACCCAAGAATCTTTTCATGAACCACTCCTCCTTTTGTACGATATTCTATCCGGAACAACTCAGTTGCCCCTTCACCGACGCCTAAAGGACGATAATCCTGTCTGCCTCGTGGATCATTGCCGCGTGATTATACTGGCTGCCGCAGACAATATCCTGGGGGATCCCCTCCTTGGAAATGTCCCAATTCTTGGCACTGTGATCGCAGAAACTCATCGAAACGCCTTGCATCTGACAGAGCGTCGAGAATGTCGGATCTCCGAGCAGCTTTGTGCCGGCGTCCATATTGAATATGGTAACTTCGTGTCCCTTGGCGAGCGCCGCCTTCGCGATCCCCACAACGTCCTGAGCATGTTTGTCAGAATTCACCAGGATACCCAGTTTCATCTTCGTTCCCTCCCGTATGAATCGTATTCGCGATCTACCACGAGATCGTCCTGTCATGGGAAGCGATAAGATCCACGATCTGGTCGTAGTTCCTGTTTTCCCGCAGATTCAGAACCGTAACCTCGTGCGATTTCTTCTGTTCTTCGATAATCTTCTTTCCCGTTGCATCGGGTTCTTCTCTGAGAAGGTAAAGAATTTTCATGACATCACCTCATCCTCGCTATCACCTAGTAGGCTACGACGCCGTCGTATTCGGGAAGTTTCCGTGCTATTTCTTCGGTCGAAAGGTATTCCATTCCCTCATTGCCTTTGTAATTCGTATAGAGTTTCATCTCCATATCTCTTATCGTTTCCAGGTTGAGTGCATTCTCCTCATTCTCTTCAACCTTCCTGTCCAGCACATAGACGTCAATCACATCGTCAAGGAGGGTTATTCCAACCGCCATCCTCAGGGCTTCACCCTGCCTGTCTCTGACGAGTACAGCAATCTTCTTCGCCATAGTTGCCTCCCATATGTAAATGTCGGTTCTTCACAAGCCGTTCAGAGTGAAGGATACGATAAAAAAGAAGCCTCGCTCCATGTCCAACCCAAGCAAGATATAAAAAAATATAATGAAAACTGTGGCAAAAAGACAATTAAAAAGCCTTATCAAATAATAAATATGGCTTATGAATAAAAGCCTTTCTCTTGGCTAAGCCGCTCTATCCCACCGGATGCCGCCAAGAGCGAGTAAAAAAACAGACGTGCCCAGGTCGGTTGTTTCATCCGACGCTCACCTGCCCACGAGAAATTTGTCGATCACGTCCTTAACTTCGTTCACTCCGATCATGTCCATGCACTCCCTGGTTCTACAGTTCTTCCTGAAACAGGGGGCGCAGGGAACGGTTGCCCTCACGATGGTGTTGGCAGCGCCATACGGGCCCGTCCTCACCGCGCTGGTAGGCCCGAAGAGTCCGAATACGTGGACACCGAGTGCGGACGCGATATGCATCGGTCCTGTATCATTGCAGACCATGAATTGAGCGCATCGGATAATCTCCATGAGTTCCCTGAGGTCCGTTTTACCGGCGACGGATACCGCCCTGCCCTTCGAAGCCGCAACCACCTCATCGGCGAGGGCCACATCGCCCCGACTGCCGATGACCACGCTTTTCATGGGCAGCATGGATGTCAGCTTTCCGAACCTCACGGCGGGCCATCGTTTCGCAGCTCCGCGAGCACCCGGCACCACAACAGCATAGCCGCGGCAGGAAAGATTCAGAAAAGGAACCGCCTGTGCCAGTGTCCCTCTCGAAGGCGGAAGAGGGAACCGCACGCGGGATATATCGCATCCGAAAAACGCGGCAACCTTCAGATACCGGTCGACTGCGTGAATATCCCTGCCCCCGGCGACCCTGTGGGTATAGAAGATGGAGCTGCCCTCCCGGGCTTCCTGAAAACCGACCCGGACCGGTGCACCTGAAGCCCGCGCTATAACGCCGCTTCTGAAGAGCCCCTGAAGGTCGACGGCACAATCGAACTTCTCGGCCCTCAGGTTCCTGAAGAGGCGCCGCAGTTCCAGGGCAGAGGTCGTCACCTTCGTTATCTTCTTCCATGCGTCCTTGTTGATAACCCATATACGCCCGATAAGGGGATGGCCTTCAAGTATGCCTTCAAAACCCTTCGCGACGACCCAGTGCAGTTCAGCTTCGGGGAACCTCTGTTTCATCGCATCGAGGAACGGCAGACTGTGGATGATATCGCCGAGGGAACTCGGTTTTATGATGAGTATCTTTGCGAGGCTGTCAGGGAAGGCAGCAGCGAGTGATGGCTTCGAAGTCCTCACGCTATGTCTCCAGCATAATATAATCGACCGCTTCTCTAAGGCTCCGGGCGGTGAAATCAGCATACTGAGATCTCTCTGCCTCTCCCGTCGTGACGAGAATGGCCTTCGCGCCGATGGCCTTCGCAAGGAGGAGGTCGCTCTCTTTGTCCCCGACGACAAAGGACTCCTTCAGAGCGATTCCGTATTTGTTCCGTGCGCGCAACGCCATTCCCGGCTCTGGTTTTCTGC
It contains:
- a CDS encoding rhodanese-like domain-containing protein → MKRFLGYGIAAILAIVLVLPAYGADEWVKKFNEVLMKGPAEGHWQVKPDDVDAWMKAKKTDFVIIDVRPNPPGQQGGRIPGSVYIPYSEILKAENLKKLPKDKKVILVCVTGQTQNLPIVALRVLGYDARTMQFGHSAWIKDYLGAHLMQQAIQNAAAKNFPVEK
- a CDS encoding DsrE family protein: MKLGILVNSDKHAQDVVGIAKAALAKGHEVTIFNMDAGTKLLGDPTFSTLCQMQGVSMSFCDHSAKNWDISKEGIPQDIVCGSQYNHAAMIHEADRIIVL
- the waaF gene encoding lipopolysaccharide heptosyltransferase II, encoding MRTSKPSLAAAFPDSLAKILIIKPSSLGDIIHSLPFLDAMKQRFPEAELHWVVAKGFEGILEGHPLIGRIWVINKDAWKKITKVTTSALELRRLFRNLRAEKFDCAVDLQGLFRSGVIARASGAPVRVGFQEAREGSSIFYTHRVAGGRDIHAVDRYLKVAAFFGCDISRVRFPLPPSRGTLAQAVPFLNLSCRGYAVVVPGARGAAKRWPAVRFGKLTSMLPMKSVVIGSRGDVALADEVVAASKGRAVSVAGKTDLRELMEIIRCAQFMVCNDTGPMHIASALGVHVFGLFGPTSAVRTGPYGAANTIVRATVPCAPCFRKNCRTRECMDMIGVNEVKDVIDKFLVGR